A window of Zingiber officinale cultivar Zhangliang chromosome 5A, Zo_v1.1, whole genome shotgun sequence contains these coding sequences:
- the LOC121980560 gene encoding leucine-rich repeat receptor-like serine/threonine-protein kinase BAM1, translating into MASPNSNLRNRRHRHCHLLPLLLLLVIGPLAAETVEPSEGETEIDIILTFKAAISEPSTVLSAWNSSTTAGSYCSWPGLSCDPSTGLVVSLNLTGLNLSGILHPAVGSLRHLLNLSLASNSLFGLIPTELSRLSNLRHLNLSNNLFNGSFPSALTDLKNLRVLDLYNNNLAGPLPVEVVNLPNLRHLHLGGNFFSGVIPPVFGRWEFIEYLAVSGNELTGPIPPTLGNLTRLRELYFGYYNSFVGGIPPEFGGLPDLVRLDMANCGLTGEIPPEIGNLQNLDTLFLQLNGLSGNLPPELGRLRSLKSLDLSNNAFTGEIPDSFADLQNLTLLNLFRNKLHGSIPEFLGELPALEVLQLWENNFTGGIPRRLGLSGRLQILDLSSNKLTGTLPPDLCFGNRLQTLIALGNFLFGFIPASLGCCVSLSRIRLGDNYLNASIPNGILSLPKLSQLELQNNLLTGGFPDTGHSAISPDLGEISLSNNKLSGPLPPSIGNFSGLQKLLLNQNKFSDPIPPEIGRLQQLSKVDLSGNRFSGKIESEITLCKLLTFMDLSRNELSGEIPPQISAMKILNYLNLSRNRLEGNIPLSIATMQSLTAIDFSYNNLSGLVPGNGQFSYFNSSSFYGNPELCGPYLGPCISMSVNTGATRSQGPLAASSKLLMVVGLLLCSIAFAIGAIAKACSLKKAAKGRDWKLTAFQRLGFTCDDVLNCLKEENIIGKGGAGVVYKCVMANGDCVAVKRLPASSRGGSPHDHGFSAEIQTLGQIRHRHIVRLLGFCSNRETNLLVYEYMMNGSLGEVLHGKKGGHLLWDTRYRIAVEAAKGLCYLHHDCTPLILHRDVKSNNILLDSNLEAHVADFGLAKFLQDSGTSECMSSIAGSYGYIAPEYAYTLKVDEKSDVYSFGVVLLELVTGRKPVGEFGEGVDIVQWVRRMTTDYCGDKELAVVKILDPRLKGVPVEEAMHVFYVSMLCVEEHSVQRPTMREVVQILADLSKATTTDPIDHKDGDQSVKEAQQAEHDNSPPPDLLSI; encoded by the exons ATGGCGTCGCCCAACAGCAACCTCCGCAACCGCCGCCACCGCCACTGCCACCTTTTACCTCTCTTGCTGCTTCTCGTTATAGGCCCATTGGCCGCAGAGACGGTGGAGCCTTCCGAAGGAGAGACGGAGATCGACATCATCCTCACCTTCAAAGCTGCAATCTCTGAGCCCTCCACCGTCCTCTCCGCCTGGAACTCCTCCACCACCGCCGGCTCCTATTGCTCCTGGCCTGGCCTCTCCTGCGACCCCTCTACTGGCTTAGTTGTTTCGCTCAACCTAACTGGCTTGAACCTCTCCGGCATTCTCCACCCAGCCGTCGGCAGCCTCCGCCATCTCCTTAACCTCTCACTCGCCTCCAACTCCCTCTTCGGCCTCATTCCCACAGAGCTCTCCCGCCTTTCCAACCTCCGCCACCTCAACCTCTCTAACAATCTCTTCAATGGCTCCTTCCCCTCCGCCCTTACCGACCTCAAGAACCTACGAGTCCTCGACCTCTACAACAACAACCTCGCCGGCCCCCTCCCCGTCGAGGTTGTTAACCTGCCCAATCTCCGTCACCTCCACCTCGGAGGCAACTTTTTCTCCGGCGTCATACCCCCGGTGTTTGGGCGGTGGGAGTTCATCGAGTATCTCGCTGTCTCCGGCAATGAGCTCACTGGACCAATTCCTCCAACGCTGGGAAATCTCACCCGCCTCCGCGAGCTCTATTTCGGATATTACAACAGCTTCGTGGGCGGAATACCTCCGGAGTTCGGAGGTCTCCCAGATCTCGTTCGCCTCGACATGGCTAACTGTGGCCTCACTGGCGAGATCCCACCGGAGATTGGCAACCTGCAGAACCTCGACACGCTCTTCCTCCAGCTGAACGGCCTCTCCGGGAACCTACCACCAGAGCTTGGCCGCCTACGCAGCCTCAAGTCCCTGGACCTCTCCAACAATGCCTTTACTGGAGAGATTCCTGATTCCTTTGCCGACCTCCAGAATCTGACACTGCTTAATCTGTTCCGCAACAAGCTACACGGCTCGATCCCAGAGTTCCTCGGGGAGCTTCCTGCGTTAGAGGTGCTCCAGCTCTGGGAGAACAACTTTACGGGAGGCATACCACGAAGGCTCGGCCTGAGCGGCCGGCTTCAGATCCTCGACCTATCTTCGAACAAGCTCACCGGTACTCTGCCGCCGGACCTCTGTTTCGGAAATAGGCTGCAAACACTCATTGCTCTCGGAAACTTCCTATTTGGTTTTATTCCGGCCAGCCTTGGCTGCTGTGTGTCACTTAGCAGAATCAGGTTGGGTGACAACTACCTCAATGCATCAATTCCCAATGGGATCTTAAGCTTGCCCAAGCTCTCCCAGCTGGAGCTCCAGAATAACCTCCTCACCGGCGGGTTTCCAGACACAGGCCACTCCGCCATCTCGCCCGACCTCGGCGAAATTAGCCTTTCCAATAACAAGCTCTCAGGGCCTCTCCCACCCTCTATTGGAAACTTCTCTGGCCTCCAAAAGCTCCTCTTGAACCAGAACAAGTTCTCCGACCCAATTCCGCCAGAGATTGGCAGGTTACAGCAGCTCTCCAAAGTGGATCTCAGCGGGAATAGGTTCTCTGGAAAAATAGAGTCGGAGATTACTCTGTGCAAGCTTCTAACTTTCATGGACCTCAGCCGGAACGAGCTCTCCGGCGAGATTCCGCCGCAGATATCGGCGATGAAGATCTTGAACTATCTGAACTTGTCGAGGAACCGTCTGGAAGGCAACATCCCATTGTCCATTGCCACGATGCAGAGCCTTACCGCTATCGATTTCTCCTACAACAACCTATCCGGCCTCGTTCCTGGCAATGGCCAGTTCAGTTACTTCAACTCGAGCTCGTTCTACGGCAACCCAGAGCTCTGTGGGCCATACCTCGGTCCTTGCATCTCCATGAGCGTCAATACTGGCGCCACTCGTTCACAGGGGCCTCTGGCGGCCTCCTCTAAGCTTCTGATGGTCGTCGGTCTCCTCCTCTGTTCCATCGCCTTCGCCATAGGAGCCATTGCCAAGGCGTGCTCTCTGAAGAAGGCCGCCAAAGGCCGAGACTGGAAGCTCACCGCCTTCCAGCGTCTCGGTTTCACCTGCGACGACGTCTTGAATTGCCTCAAGGAGGAGAACATAATTGGAAAAGGCGGCGCCGGCGTCGTGTACAAGTGCGTCATGGCCAACGGAGACTGCGTCGCCGTGAAGCGTCTTCCGGCCAGTAGCCGAGGTGGTTCGCCGCACGACCATGGATTCTCCGCGGAAATACAAACTCTGGGCCAAATTCGACACCGACACATAGTGCGCCTGCTGGGCTTCTGCTCCAACCGCGAGACCAATCTGTTGGTGTACGAGTACATGATGAATGGGAGCCTCGGCGAGGTTCTTCACGGCAAGAAGGGAGGCCATTTGCTGTGGGACACCCGGTACAGAATTGCCGTGGAGGCGGCGAAGGGCCTCTGCTATCTTCACCATGACTGCACGCCGCTGATCCTGCACCGGGACGTCAAGTCTAACAACATCCTCCTAGATTCTAACTTGGAAGCCCACGTGGCCGATTTCGGACTCGCCAAATTCTTGCAGGATTCAGGCACTTCGGAGTGCATGTCGTCTATCGCCGGCTCCTACGGTTACATTGCTCCAG AGTACGCTTACACGCTGAAGGTGGACGAGAAAAGCGACGTGTACAGCTTCGGCGTGGTGCTCCTGGAGCTGGTGACCGGGCGGAAGCCGGTGGGAGAGTTCGGTGAAGGCGTCGACATCGTGCAGTGGGTTCGCAGAATGACGACAGACTACTGCGGCGACAAGGAATTAGCGGTGGTCAAGATTTTGGACCCCCGGCTTAAGGGCGTCCCCGTGGAGGAGGCCATGCACG